One Edaphobacter bradus DNA window includes the following coding sequences:
- a CDS encoding FmdB family zinc ribbon protein, whose translation MPLYEYECTECHERTERRQKFSDPEITICPHCNGHLERVLSVPAVSFKGGGWYSDLYSSAKPKAAGDSKSTSPDSASASSAPASSTASSSSSTASSTTTAASSSSK comes from the coding sequence ATGCCGCTTTACGAATACGAATGCACCGAGTGTCACGAACGCACCGAGAGGAGGCAGAAGTTCTCCGACCCGGAGATCACGATCTGCCCGCACTGCAACGGACACCTGGAGCGCGTGCTCTCGGTCCCGGCGGTGAGCTTCAAGGGTGGCGGGTGGTACTCGGACCTGTACTCGAGCGCGAAGCCGAAGGCTGCCGGCGATAGCAAGAGCACGTCGCCGGACTCGGCGAGCGCTTCGAGTGCGCCGGCCTCATCAACGGCGTCGTCTTCGTCATCGACCGCCTCCTCCACGACGACGGCAGCGAGTTCATCCAGCAAGTAG
- a CDS encoding alkene reductase: protein MPSLFDPIQLGDLHLPNRIFMAPLTRLRGTSDHIPTPMMAEYYAQRASAGLIISEGIPVDPLGVGYANVPGLWSQQQVEAWKPITAAVHNAGGRIFAQIWHVGRISDPELLGGRQPVAPSAIAATGNVSLLRPQRPYPTPRALTIEEIKQTIEAFRRAAQNAKLAGFDGVELHGANGYLLDQFLQDGSNHRTDEYGGPIENRARLMLEAADAAISVFGPGRVGMHLAPRGDAHGISDSNPTATFTYAARELGKRKLAFIAAREHVGPDSLGPDLKQVFGGIFVANEAIDQKTGQQLLDEGKADAVAFGKLFIANPDLPARFAKNAPLNHPEPHTFYASGPHGYVDYPALAG from the coding sequence ATGCCTTCGCTCTTCGACCCTATTCAGCTTGGTGACCTTCATCTTCCCAACCGCATCTTCATGGCGCCGCTCACGCGCCTTCGCGGCACATCGGATCACATCCCCACTCCCATGATGGCGGAGTACTACGCGCAGCGTGCCTCGGCGGGCCTCATTATCTCCGAGGGCATCCCCGTCGATCCGCTCGGCGTCGGCTACGCAAATGTGCCTGGGTTGTGGTCGCAGCAACAGGTGGAGGCGTGGAAGCCGATTACGGCAGCGGTGCACAATGCAGGAGGCCGGATCTTCGCACAGATCTGGCACGTCGGCCGCATCTCCGACCCCGAGCTTCTCGGCGGCCGCCAGCCCGTCGCTCCCAGCGCCATCGCGGCCACCGGCAACGTCAGCCTCCTCCGCCCGCAGCGCCCATACCCCACACCCCGCGCCCTCACCATCGAAGAGATCAAGCAGACCATCGAGGCCTTCCGTCGCGCCGCCCAGAACGCAAAGCTCGCGGGCTTCGACGGCGTCGAACTCCACGGAGCCAACGGCTACCTGCTCGACCAGTTCCTTCAGGACGGCTCCAACCACCGCACCGACGAGTACGGCGGCCCCATCGAAAACCGCGCCCGCCTCATGCTCGAAGCAGCCGATGCTGCCATCTCCGTCTTTGGCCCCGGCCGCGTCGGCATGCACCTTGCCCCGCGCGGCGACGCGCACGGCATCTCCGACTCCAACCCCACCGCCACCTTCACCTACGCCGCGCGCGAGCTCGGGAAGCGCAAACTTGCCTTCATTGCTGCTCGCGAGCATGTGGGTCCGGACAGCCTCGGCCCCGATCTCAAGCAGGTCTTTGGCGGAATCTTCGTCGCCAATGAAGCCATCGATCAGAAGACCGGACAGCAACTGCTTGATGAGGGCAAGGCCGACGCGGTGGCATTTGGGAAGCTCTTCATCGCGAATCCCGATCTTCCGGCACGATTCGCGAAGAACGCTCCATTGAACCATCCTGAGCCGCATACGTTCTATGCTTCCGGTCCTCATGGTTACGTCGACTATCCCGCACTCGCTGGCTGA
- the galU gene encoding UTP--glucose-1-phosphate uridylyltransferase GalU encodes MTQKIRKAVIPAAGLGTRFLPATKATPKEMLCLVDKPLIQYGVEEAVAAGCTEIIIVTGRGKTTMEDHFDKSFELEATLAAKNKTALLEVARSVSKLAKITYTRQSEPLGLGHAVLQAKELVGDEPFAVLLPDDIVDAKIPCMKQMVAAFNETQSTILGSEVVPGPAISSYGCLDCTPDAKNPRLLAVKDMVEKPRPEEAPSQNAIIGRYILTPRIFEMLERITPGAGGELQLTDGIKALLQHEKVYGFSYEGKRHDAGDKLGFLKATVEFGLKNNQLGADFRAWLKSFPF; translated from the coding sequence ATGACTCAAAAAATCCGCAAAGCTGTAATTCCCGCCGCAGGTCTCGGCACACGATTTCTCCCCGCAACCAAAGCAACTCCCAAGGAGATGCTGTGCCTGGTCGACAAGCCGCTGATCCAGTACGGTGTCGAAGAGGCCGTAGCTGCGGGCTGCACAGAGATCATCATCGTCACCGGTCGCGGCAAGACGACAATGGAAGACCACTTCGACAAGTCCTTCGAGCTTGAGGCGACGCTCGCCGCGAAGAACAAGACTGCGCTGCTCGAGGTTGCACGCTCTGTCTCGAAGCTTGCCAAGATTACTTACACGCGGCAGTCTGAACCCCTCGGCCTCGGCCACGCTGTGCTGCAGGCCAAAGAGCTCGTCGGCGACGAGCCCTTCGCGGTGCTGCTGCCGGACGACATAGTGGACGCGAAGATTCCCTGCATGAAGCAGATGGTGGCGGCGTTCAACGAGACGCAGTCCACGATTCTCGGCTCCGAAGTTGTTCCGGGACCGGCCATCTCGTCGTACGGATGTCTCGACTGCACTCCGGATGCGAAGAATCCACGGCTGCTTGCCGTCAAGGACATGGTCGAGAAGCCACGGCCGGAAGAGGCCCCATCGCAGAACGCGATCATCGGCCGCTACATTCTCACGCCACGCATCTTCGAGATGCTTGAGCGTATTACGCCTGGCGCTGGCGGCGAACTGCAGCTCACCGACGGCATCAAGGCACTGCTGCAGCACGAGAAGGTGTACGGCTTCAGCTACGAGGGCAAACGTCACGACGCCGGCGACAAGCTCGGCTTCCTGAAGGCGACAGTCGAGTTCGGCCTCAAGAACAACCAGCTAGGCGCAGACTTCCGCGCATGGCTCAAGTCGTTTCCGTTCTAA
- a CDS encoding acyltransferase family protein: MKTQTHGRIPQLDGVRAVAILMVFLNHAFRVKLMWMGVDLFFVLSGFLITGILLKQRTKEMGRYFKEFYARRVRRILPPYLLLLVVATAVFGFAWMRHIYLYFGLMNFMLAFQLPMPSSLSVLWSLAVEEQFYLLWPFAVYLLSEAALGWTTVALIVAAPILRFTCTPLFANYWPIYSLTPFRMDLLLIGGLLAIGWRNHRATIERYGHYGLAMPFLAAALLYYAANRYHFTTTTNSPGANALIYELSLIACAGFVLWALSGRWVKVLTLPPITYLGRISYTVYLIHTTALLLAHEHLSHYLAVVAGTTGTLIYAELSWRFLEEPLLGRQPKEASVVVVAD; encoded by the coding sequence GTGAAGACGCAGACGCATGGACGTATTCCGCAGCTGGACGGTGTTCGTGCGGTCGCGATTCTGATGGTATTTCTGAATCACGCTTTTCGAGTCAAGCTCATGTGGATGGGCGTCGATCTGTTCTTCGTCCTCTCAGGTTTCCTGATCACCGGAATCCTGCTCAAGCAACGGACGAAGGAGATGGGGCGTTACTTCAAGGAGTTCTACGCGCGCCGCGTGCGCCGAATTCTGCCGCCGTATCTGCTGCTGCTGGTGGTGGCGACAGCGGTGTTCGGCTTCGCGTGGATGCGGCACATCTACCTTTACTTCGGCCTGATGAACTTCATGCTGGCATTTCAGCTTCCAATGCCAAGCAGCTTGTCTGTGCTCTGGTCGCTTGCGGTCGAGGAGCAGTTTTACCTGCTGTGGCCGTTTGCCGTGTATCTGCTGAGCGAGGCCGCGCTCGGATGGACGACCGTAGCGCTGATCGTGGCTGCCCCGATCCTCCGCTTCACGTGCACGCCGCTGTTTGCCAATTACTGGCCGATCTATTCGCTCACGCCCTTTCGCATGGACCTGCTACTGATCGGCGGGCTGCTGGCGATCGGCTGGCGCAACCACCGCGCGACCATCGAGCGTTACGGACACTATGGCCTGGCAATGCCGTTTCTCGCGGCCGCATTGCTGTACTACGCGGCGAACCGTTACCACTTTACGACCACGACCAACTCGCCGGGCGCGAATGCGCTGATCTACGAGTTGAGCCTTATAGCATGCGCTGGATTCGTCCTATGGGCGCTGAGCGGGCGGTGGGTGAAGGTCCTGACGCTGCCTCCGATCACCTACCTTGGGCGTATCAGCTATACGGTCTATCTCATCCACACCACCGCGCTGCTGCTGGCACACGAGCATCTGTCGCACTACCTGGCCGTCGTCGCAGGGACAACGGGCACACTGATCTACGCAGAGTTGTCGTGGCGCTTCCTTGAGGAGCCGCTGCTAGGCCGGCAGCCCAAGGAAGCTTCAGTTGTTGTGGTGGCCGACTAA
- a CDS encoding DUF885 domain-containing protein — translation MTRKHAATTILGAIMLASTSCAPAPAQSLSADGAAQSFSFLADRYFSDVYFHFSPTLGTQAGLHQYDSQLEDYSPATIQKQTAALHEYEKKLAAIDPSALDASPAADYAMLLNSIRSSLLTLEVIRPWEKNPDAYSSGITNSAFVIMERNYAPADVRLRALIEREKQMPQVLEEARRNLKNPPRIYTEIALEQIEGLVSFFVSDVPKAFKDVTDPATRAAFDKSNGAVIQALREYGAWMKSDLMPRSNGDFRFGAETFAKKLSYDEMVDIPLDRLLDIAYADLHKNQAEFARIAKEIDPTKTPTEVLAELATIHPAPDKLLDSFHNTFDSLIAFINTHHIITIPSTVQPTLEETPPFMRATTLASMDPPGPFETHSTKAYFNVTLPEKNWTAAHLAEHMASFNVGTIVSTSVHEAYPGHYTQFLWMPQFPSNIRKVIGANTNIEGWAHYTEQMMLDEGYAAAPANATPEQVREARLIKLGQLQDALLRDARFVNSIKLHTGQFTFDQAVDFFVKEGYQSHSVGLVETKRGTADATYLYYTLGKLEIMKLREDVKKKQGAAFNLQNFHDAFMRQGFAPVKIIRKTMLHDDSPVL, via the coding sequence ATGACCCGCAAACACGCCGCCACAACCATTCTTGGAGCGATTATGCTCGCATCGACCTCATGTGCTCCGGCACCAGCTCAGAGCCTCTCGGCTGACGGAGCCGCTCAGTCGTTCAGCTTTCTGGCAGACCGGTACTTCTCCGACGTCTACTTTCACTTCTCGCCGACGCTGGGAACACAGGCGGGTCTGCATCAATACGACTCGCAGCTCGAGGACTACTCCCCGGCCACCATTCAGAAACAGACCGCCGCGCTGCATGAGTACGAGAAGAAGCTCGCTGCGATCGACCCCTCGGCGCTTGATGCCAGTCCCGCGGCTGACTATGCCATGCTGCTCAACAGCATTCGTTCGAGCCTGCTGACGCTTGAGGTGATTCGCCCCTGGGAGAAGAACCCGGACGCATACTCTTCTGGGATTACGAACTCGGCCTTTGTGATCATGGAACGCAACTATGCTCCCGCAGATGTTCGGCTGCGTGCGTTGATCGAGCGCGAGAAGCAGATGCCGCAGGTGCTGGAAGAGGCACGCAGGAACCTGAAGAACCCGCCACGCATCTACACCGAGATTGCACTCGAGCAGATCGAGGGCCTCGTGAGCTTCTTCGTGAGCGATGTTCCGAAGGCCTTCAAGGATGTGACGGATCCCGCCACCCGCGCGGCCTTCGACAAGTCGAATGGGGCGGTCATCCAGGCCCTCAGGGAGTACGGCGCGTGGATGAAGAGTGATCTTATGCCTCGCTCGAACGGCGACTTCCGATTTGGCGCAGAGACCTTCGCGAAGAAGCTCTCCTACGACGAGATGGTGGATATTCCGCTCGATCGCCTGCTCGACATTGCGTATGCCGATCTGCACAAGAACCAGGCTGAATTCGCGCGCATTGCGAAGGAGATCGACCCGACAAAGACTCCGACCGAGGTTCTGGCTGAGCTGGCCACGATTCATCCGGCGCCGGACAAGCTGCTCGATTCGTTCCACAACACGTTCGACTCGCTGATCGCGTTTATCAACACCCACCACATCATCACGATCCCTTCGACCGTACAGCCAACGCTCGAGGAGACACCGCCCTTCATGCGCGCGACTACGCTTGCCTCAATGGATCCCCCGGGCCCGTTTGAGACCCATTCGACAAAGGCGTACTTCAACGTGACGCTGCCGGAGAAAAACTGGACAGCGGCGCATCTTGCCGAGCATATGGCCAGCTTCAACGTAGGCACGATCGTCTCGACCTCAGTGCACGAAGCATACCCCGGCCATTACACGCAGTTCCTCTGGATGCCGCAGTTTCCGTCGAACATCCGCAAAGTGATTGGCGCGAACACCAATATTGAGGGCTGGGCCCACTACACCGAACAGATGATGCTCGATGAAGGATACGCTGCGGCACCTGCGAACGCGACTCCGGAGCAGGTTCGCGAGGCCAGGCTGATCAAGCTCGGCCAGTTGCAGGATGCGCTGCTGCGCGACGCACGTTTCGTGAATTCGATCAAGCTGCACACGGGTCAGTTCACCTTCGATCAGGCCGTGGACTTCTTCGTCAAAGAGGGATACCAGTCCCACTCCGTTGGCTTGGTCGAGACCAAGCGCGGGACTGCCGACGCAACCTATCTTTACTACACGCTCGGAAAGCTCGAGATCATGAAGCTCCGCGAGGACGTGAAGAAGAAGCAGGGAGCGGCCTTCAATCTTCAGAACTTCCACGACGCGTTCATGCGGCAGGGTTTTGCTCCGGTCAAGATCATCCGTAAGACCATGCTTCACGACGACTCGCCAGTACTCTAG
- a CDS encoding DUF3224 domain-containing protein has protein sequence MFLRRRAVPIAAFLLCLPLVAAHAQTRFSAPMSTRNETAMSMHATGLFEVTLAPADDKIDPSLGIDPSLGRMTIDKHFHGDLEATSKGEMLSASTATKGSAGYVAIEVVSGTLRGHTGTFVLQHTGVMNRGVPSLSITVVPDSGTGQLTGLVGRMTINIVDGKHSYDFNYSLPETR, from the coding sequence ATGTTTCTGCGCCGCCGCGCGGTGCCAATTGCTGCGTTTCTTCTTTGTCTCCCGCTCGTCGCGGCGCACGCGCAGACCCGCTTCTCGGCCCCAATGTCAACCAGGAACGAGACCGCTATGTCCATGCATGCTACCGGACTTTTCGAAGTCACGCTGGCACCCGCGGACGACAAGATCGATCCCAGCCTCGGGATCGATCCCAGCCTCGGCCGCATGACTATCGACAAGCATTTCCACGGCGATCTGGAGGCTACAAGCAAGGGCGAGATGCTCTCGGCTTCGACCGCAACCAAGGGCTCAGCGGGCTATGTCGCCATTGAGGTAGTCAGCGGCACGCTGCGAGGACACACCGGGACCTTCGTGCTGCAGCACACAGGCGTGATGAACCGGGGAGTGCCGTCGCTCTCGATAACAGTGGTGCCCGACTCCGGCACTGGGCAACTCACCGGACTGGTGGGAAGGATGACGATCAATATCGTCGACGGCAAGCACTCTTACGATTTCAACTACTCGCTGCCCGAAACTCGGTAG
- a CDS encoding cupin domain-containing protein, which translates to MHETIRVGEMSITFIKTRHETAGSLDLYEVTIPPHANVRLPHIHRKYDETVFGMNGVVTWTLDGKEIPVEPGDTLFVPRGTPHFYTNLGDTTARMMCMHTPGVLGSGFFRELSMHFNPEGPPDIAGISEVMVRYGVFPSISAHNDEYPLPKDHIGRIVV; encoded by the coding sequence ATGCATGAGACGATTCGCGTTGGCGAGATGAGCATTACCTTCATCAAGACCAGGCACGAAACGGCGGGGAGCCTGGATCTGTACGAGGTGACGATTCCCCCGCATGCAAATGTTCGCCTCCCTCACATTCATCGCAAATATGACGAGACCGTCTTCGGGATGAACGGGGTTGTCACCTGGACTCTGGATGGCAAGGAGATTCCCGTCGAGCCCGGGGACACGCTTTTTGTTCCCAGGGGCACCCCGCACTTCTATACAAATCTTGGGGACACCACCGCCCGGATGATGTGTATGCATACGCCCGGAGTCTTGGGGTCGGGGTTCTTTCGCGAGTTGAGCATGCACTTCAACCCTGAAGGGCCTCCGGACATTGCTGGCATTAGCGAGGTGATGGTGCGGTACGGCGTCTTCCCCTCAATCAGTGCGCACAATGACGAATACCCTTTACCGAAGGATCATATTGGACGCATCGTCGTTTGA
- the mfd gene encoding transcription-repair coupling factor: MVLPFVRELLADLEHSEPFERVRRHLSGGSGRRRVSGLTATARALYLPYFVRAASTPALIIVSDNKAAEALHAGVLAACELTGALNAEDVLRLPAHDVLPFENLSPHPEIQETRAATLWKICSQTAHGPRLVIAPIEAACMRLFARDFYAALALRIRVGEEHLPEMLVEHLLAVGYTRVDVVEMPGQVTIRGGIIDVYSPEQERPVRIDFFGDEIEAIRRFDPETQRSSSSVDEALLLPLTEVPVDERVLGAINARLTRAGSAGAALEGGEEPVELQTHVATRTGEATVFPGWEFFAPVAGANQTLLDLMGTSTRVFVEEPAMVKNQGERWWNKVEQRHDRSGIGSLVRPEDVYLSPWDLEDRLRRTTGCDLDQLGAVDVLEADRSELSEVDFATRPTQRFHGSIPALVDALQSLMRQEARILLTAPNQGEVERLAGMLQEYQIPYRLGSRIEHGSSTVYSESSYLAGDLRTPVIVKTTIAAGVQILDLDKATARQMVIFGAQDLSDEADVTVRPARRGRSKAAAFISDFRDLAVGDYVVHVEHGISRYCGLRVIEENDAPPLELMILEFADEAKLYVPLTRLDLIQKYRSTETGPAPQLNKLGTQGWQKTKARVKKAMADMAAELLKLYAQREATQGTPFSADTNMQREFEDAFDFNETDDQLSAIADIKADMESTQPMDRLLCGDVGYGKTEVAMRAAFKAVQDSKQVAVLTPTTVLSFQHYESFKRRFANFPVTVEMISRFRTAKEQKEILEKVEQGKVDILIGTHRILSKDLKFQDLGLLVVDEEQRFGVRHKERLKHMRAAIDVLSMSATPIPRTLHMSLIGLRDMSVIETPPKDRMAIQTIVAKFDEKLVRTAIEMELERGGQTYFVHNRVETIYDLAAKIRELAPQARVVVGHGQLPEAELERVMLAFMNHEYDVLVATSIIENGLDIPLANTIVVNRADRHGLSELYQLRGRVGRSNRRAYAYLLIPPETELTEIARRRLAALKEFSDLGAGFKIAALDLELRGAGNMLGGEQSGHIEAIGFEMYTTMLEEAVRKIKGEGEKPAHAATVLNLGISVRIDSDYIPEENQRLRMYKRIAGAETFEELAGVRDELQDRYGTPPESVLNLLAAGELRLQCQQLGIAQMDRKRTQVEHNKVKSFVEMLHIKFAEPADGATDSGRVVDPGVLMKLVSRNARRGAQFSPQGVLRWPLTSAKAEDVLVETRELLDALDTSKAVR, encoded by the coding sequence ATGGTTTTACCCTTCGTCCGCGAGTTACTCGCGGACTTGGAACACAGTGAGCCGTTTGAGCGAGTACGCCGCCATCTGAGCGGCGGATCGGGGCGTCGTCGTGTCTCTGGACTGACGGCAACGGCGCGGGCGCTCTACCTTCCCTACTTTGTCCGCGCGGCGAGTACTCCCGCGCTGATAATTGTCTCGGACAATAAGGCAGCTGAGGCCCTGCATGCGGGCGTGCTCGCTGCCTGCGAGCTGACCGGCGCGCTGAATGCAGAGGATGTATTGCGGCTGCCGGCGCACGATGTGCTTCCTTTCGAAAATCTTTCGCCTCATCCGGAGATCCAGGAGACGCGCGCGGCGACCCTCTGGAAGATCTGCTCGCAGACGGCACACGGGCCGCGGCTGGTAATCGCGCCCATCGAGGCGGCGTGTATGCGGCTGTTTGCCCGGGACTTCTACGCGGCGCTGGCGTTGCGGATTCGCGTGGGCGAGGAGCACCTTCCGGAGATGCTGGTAGAGCACCTGCTCGCGGTGGGCTACACACGCGTTGACGTCGTGGAGATGCCCGGGCAGGTAACGATTCGCGGCGGCATCATCGATGTCTACAGCCCGGAGCAGGAGCGGCCGGTGCGCATCGACTTCTTCGGTGATGAGATCGAGGCGATCCGGCGGTTCGATCCGGAGACGCAGCGGTCTTCGTCGTCTGTGGACGAGGCGCTACTGCTGCCGCTGACGGAGGTGCCTGTCGACGAACGCGTGCTCGGAGCGATCAACGCGCGGCTGACTCGCGCAGGCTCGGCCGGTGCGGCGCTGGAGGGGGGCGAGGAGCCGGTGGAGTTGCAGACGCACGTTGCCACACGGACGGGCGAGGCGACCGTATTTCCGGGGTGGGAGTTTTTCGCTCCCGTGGCAGGCGCAAACCAGACGCTCCTGGACCTGATGGGGACGTCCACGCGGGTCTTCGTCGAAGAGCCGGCGATGGTGAAGAACCAGGGCGAGCGCTGGTGGAACAAGGTCGAGCAGCGGCACGACCGCTCCGGAATCGGGTCGCTCGTACGGCCGGAGGATGTCTATCTCTCGCCGTGGGACCTTGAGGACCGGCTGCGGCGCACGACGGGGTGCGACCTCGATCAGCTCGGCGCGGTGGATGTGCTGGAGGCGGACCGCAGCGAGCTCTCGGAGGTGGACTTTGCGACGCGGCCAACGCAGCGGTTCCACGGATCGATCCCGGCGCTGGTGGATGCGCTGCAGTCGCTAATGCGGCAGGAGGCGCGGATTCTGCTGACGGCTCCGAACCAGGGCGAGGTGGAGCGGCTGGCCGGGATGCTGCAGGAGTACCAGATTCCCTACCGGCTTGGGTCCCGCATCGAGCATGGATCCTCCACGGTGTACTCAGAGTCGAGCTATCTGGCGGGAGATCTGCGGACACCGGTGATCGTGAAGACGACGATTGCGGCGGGCGTGCAGATTCTCGACCTCGACAAGGCGACGGCGCGGCAGATGGTGATCTTCGGCGCGCAGGATCTGTCGGACGAGGCGGATGTTACGGTGCGGCCGGCTCGCCGTGGGAGATCGAAGGCTGCCGCGTTCATCTCGGACTTCCGCGATCTTGCAGTAGGCGATTATGTCGTCCACGTCGAGCATGGCATCTCACGCTACTGCGGGCTACGAGTCATTGAGGAAAACGACGCGCCTCCGCTGGAGCTGATGATCCTGGAGTTCGCGGATGAAGCGAAGCTGTATGTTCCCCTGACGCGGCTGGACCTGATTCAGAAGTACCGCTCGACGGAGACGGGGCCTGCGCCGCAGCTCAACAAGCTGGGCACGCAGGGCTGGCAGAAGACCAAGGCCCGCGTGAAGAAGGCGATGGCCGACATGGCCGCCGAGTTGCTGAAGCTGTATGCGCAGCGAGAGGCGACACAGGGCACGCCATTTTCGGCTGACACGAATATGCAGCGCGAGTTCGAGGACGCCTTCGACTTCAACGAGACCGACGATCAGCTCTCGGCGATTGCAGACATCAAGGCCGATATGGAGTCGACGCAGCCGATGGACCGGCTGCTGTGCGGCGACGTGGGCTACGGCAAGACCGAAGTCGCCATGCGTGCGGCGTTCAAGGCCGTACAGGACTCGAAGCAGGTGGCTGTACTGACGCCGACCACCGTGCTGAGCTTCCAGCACTACGAGAGCTTCAAGCGGAGGTTTGCGAACTTTCCCGTCACGGTCGAGATGATCTCGCGGTTCCGCACGGCGAAGGAGCAGAAGGAGATTCTTGAGAAGGTCGAGCAGGGCAAGGTCGATATTCTCATCGGGACGCACCGGATTCTCTCGAAGGACCTGAAGTTTCAGGATCTGGGGCTGCTCGTCGTCGACGAGGAGCAGCGGTTCGGCGTGCGGCACAAGGAGCGCCTGAAGCACATGCGCGCTGCGATTGATGTGCTGAGCATGTCGGCGACGCCGATTCCACGCACGCTACACATGTCGCTCATCGGGCTGCGCGATATGAGCGTGATCGAGACGCCGCCGAAGGACCGCATGGCGATCCAGACGATCGTCGCTAAGTTCGATGAGAAGCTGGTGCGGACGGCGATCGAGATGGAGCTGGAGCGCGGCGGGCAAACGTACTTCGTTCACAATCGCGTGGAGACGATCTACGACCTTGCCGCGAAGATTCGCGAGCTGGCGCCGCAGGCGCGCGTCGTAGTTGGACACGGACAGCTTCCTGAGGCAGAGCTGGAGCGCGTGATGCTGGCCTTCATGAACCACGAGTACGACGTGCTGGTGGCGACGTCGATCATCGAGAACGGGTTGGACATTCCGCTGGCCAACACCATCGTCGTGAATCGCGCGGACCGGCATGGGCTCTCGGAGCTATATCAATTGCGCGGGCGTGTTGGACGCTCGAACCGGCGCGCCTACGCGTATCTGCTGATTCCGCCGGAGACAGAGCTGACGGAGATTGCGCGGCGCAGGTTAGCTGCGCTGAAGGAGTTTTCTGACCTTGGCGCGGGCTTCAAGATCGCCGCGCTCGACCTGGAGCTTCGCGGCGCTGGAAACATGTTGGGCGGCGAACAGTCAGGCCACATCGAGGCCATCGGGTTTGAGATGTATACGACGATGCTCGAAGAAGCCGTGCGAAAGATCAAGGGCGAGGGAGAGAAGCCGGCGCATGCGGCGACAGTGCTCAATCTTGGCATCAGTGTGCGCATCGATTCGGACTACATTCCCGAGGAGAACCAGCGGCTGCGGATGTACAAGCGTATCGCTGGCGCGGAGACCTTCGAAGAGCTTGCGGGGGTTCGCGATGAGTTGCAGGACAGGTATGGCACGCCGCCGGAGTCAGTGCTCAACCTGCTGGCGGCGGGTGAATTGCGGCTGCAGTGCCAGCAGCTCGGGATTGCGCAGATGGACCGCAAGCGGACGCAGGTCGAACACAACAAGGTGAAGAGCTTCGTGGAGATGCTCCACATCAAATTTGCCGAACCGGCAGACGGAGCGACTGACAGCGGCCGCGTTGTCGATCCCGGCGTGCTGATGAAGCTGGTCAGCCGAAACGCCAGGCGGGGCGCGCAGTTCAGCCCGCAGGGTGTTCTGCGCTGGCCGCTTACAAGCGCAAAGGCGGAGGATGTTCTTGTCGAAACGCGCGAGCTGCTGGATGCCTTGGATACCTCTAAAGCGGTTCGCTGA
- a CDS encoding substrate-binding domain-containing protein, whose protein sequence is MRMWTRVILFGLIAVTLPVLQGCTRHSKSERYYMVATNTDLPYWKTAAAGFQKAGARYGVTTDVRGPTKFDPQAEVDEFRKVVALKPTGILVSVASSKLMTPEIDAAIAAGIPVITMDSDAPESKRLYFIGTENLEAGQLGGHRVAAQLNGKGNVVFITNPGQPNLDERLKGYKDVFSSYPGIKVVDVFDMHGDSGTAMDKAPEYLARTGANKVDAIVCLESSSGKDVGEVLKRTNTKDRLLVTMDVAVGTLLLVKDGIIDSTISQKPYTMGLLGLKALDEVHHYPVKPLSQDYGLDPFSPFPFNIDTGVSLVDKTNVDPLLDRVRAVELQ, encoded by the coding sequence ATGCGGATGTGGACCAGAGTGATTCTCTTCGGACTGATCGCAGTCACGCTTCCTGTCCTGCAGGGCTGCACGCGCCACAGCAAGAGCGAGCGGTACTATATGGTCGCGACGAACACCGACCTTCCGTACTGGAAGACGGCTGCTGCCGGATTTCAAAAGGCAGGGGCGCGGTATGGCGTTACGACCGATGTGAGGGGGCCGACGAAGTTCGATCCACAGGCTGAGGTGGATGAGTTTCGCAAAGTTGTGGCGCTGAAGCCTACGGGGATACTTGTCTCAGTTGCAAGTTCGAAGTTGATGACTCCGGAGATCGATGCTGCGATTGCGGCGGGGATACCGGTGATCACGATGGACTCGGATGCACCGGAGAGCAAACGGCTGTACTTCATCGGGACGGAAAACCTGGAGGCGGGACAGCTGGGTGGCCATCGCGTGGCGGCACAGTTGAACGGCAAGGGGAATGTTGTGTTCATCACTAATCCGGGGCAGCCGAATCTGGATGAACGTTTGAAGGGCTATAAAGATGTGTTTTCATCGTACCCGGGGATCAAGGTGGTGGATGTCTTCGACATGCACGGGGACTCGGGAACGGCAATGGATAAAGCGCCTGAGTACCTTGCCCGAACGGGGGCCAACAAGGTGGATGCGATTGTGTGCCTTGAGTCCTCATCGGGTAAAGATGTGGGGGAGGTATTGAAGCGGACCAATACGAAGGACCGACTGCTAGTGACTATGGACGTGGCGGTTGGGACTTTGCTGCTCGTGAAGGACGGGATCATCGATTCGACGATTTCGCAGAAGCCCTACACAATGGGTCTTCTTGGTTTGAAGGCGCTGGATGAGGTTCATCACTACCCAGTGAAGCCGCTTTCGCAGGACTATGGGCTCGATCCGTTTTCGCCGTTCCCTTTTAATATCGACACGGGGGTATCGCTCGTCGATAAGACCAATGTGGATCCGCTTCTGGATCGGGTCCGTGCTGTAGAGCTGCAGTAG